The sequence below is a genomic window from Colias croceus chromosome 11, ilColCroc2.1.
CAAAGTACGAGTGTAAACAagtttgatttaatatttagtaatGTAGGTTAgtgtcatttttatttataggtatcaaaaacttacataatatctaaaacAGTATaggataggtatattatgataaaaattgtAGGTATTATTCTAATTACGTTTGACATTCCTTTAtttctcatttaatttttatagggtcgctaattaaaactttatttttctctacatattgtctttttataaaaattgttgtaCTTTGTcctaataaagtttattaacaATGTGGCacaattaaatgcattaaaCTTTTACTTGTTAGACACCAAATCcttgtattagaacataattAAGTACACAATACGACCTTCTAAAAAGCGATTCTATTTTAGGAAGTCAGCGGATACAATTGGGATGAAGAGACACAAGGCATAATTCTTAGTTCCTTCTATTATGGTTACATTGTGACGCATTTACCTGGCGGTATGTTAGCGGAACGATTTGGAGGGAAATACTCTTTAGGATTCGGAGTCCTCAGCACTGCAGTGTTCACCTTACTCACACCCTGGACCGTTAATATGGGTGGCGCAACAGGGCTCATTATATTGCGAGTTCTTGAAGGACTCGGCGAGGTAATTGTTTTTTCTAGATAGTTTCGGGTTTCCTAactatattaatatactaGCATATATGCCAATCGAAGCTATATCTACATGAATCATAACGTTGTGATATTGGAATGGAATTTGAGAGCAAATTCACTAGTGAACTAAGGCTTTATGCGAACCAGTCGAACGTTAACTTCCTGTCCCTAatactcatttattttaagttaactGTTGCATTACAACATGCTACGTGTAATTTGTCAAGGTGAGAATTTTAATGcgaaattaggtatttaatattaatatatgctgatataattattgatacgACCTAAAAGTTTATGGCAATCGCATTGAAAGGCAATTATGTACAGTTTTAaggtaatattgtaaatggaTCTTGAATAAAACACACTACTACACAGTCATCCTATAGATAACAGTGTGATTTGTTTTTGCTCCGATACATTCCCCTCTTGGATTAGCCTATATACAACTATTGTCTGCCTGTCTATAGCAGAAACAAAAATTTCCGTTAGGTTCTGAGAAGAAACAGACTACCTTTGTGAACAAAAAAGTTAGATAGAGCTTTGCCAAGTCAAAATTATAAacgataatataatttgactTCACTTTTCATTCCTAATCTACGCTTAAGCAAACGTAAGcctcaaattaaaaaaataataataatgaatccTTTTTACAGGGTACCACTTTCCCGGCTTTAAATGCGATGCTAGCGCGATGGGCACCCGTCTCAGAGAGAGGTCGAATGGGCTCTCTTGTGTTTGGAGGAGCGCAAATTGGAAACATCGCGGGAACGTACCTCTCAGGCCTAGTTATTAAGGAAACAGGAGATTGGCAATCCGTGTTCTATTTGTTTGGCAGTATTGGGATCTTATGGTTCATTTTATGGGTAAGGACTATTCTTAGGGACAATGTTTTGAATGATTTAACTTTCACTACACTTCAAATCAGTAAAGAAATAGGAAGGTTTATCAAATCAATgtcttgtttaaaatttttgctctttgtttttattaacaatttttattagatacttACTCAAAGAAGTTTAACCggtatgatatttttgatcTTAATTTTAGGCACTACTATGCTACAACGATCCGGAATCCCATCCATATATTTCGGACaaagaaaagaaatatttagaagAAGCTCTGGGAAGACACCACAACACTCAACCCTCTGCGATTCCTTGGAAAGCTATTTTTACGTCCGTTCCTCTTTGGGCGCTCGTCTGTGCACAGGTAAACATCTGCCAGCTAAACAGCTATGTCGTAACCACTtattaaatttggtatggaatAATTATTCCATAATTACGACGAGATCTGctgttaagaaaataaattttctgcAGGAAATCAGCAGTTTTttggaaattaaaattagttaaattACAAGACAGTATACAATTTGTTTATTCTCATTACCTTTGTGATCTTGAAGAATAAGAAGAAGCAGCTTCGAGTGCCTTATTATTTCTGACTGTAGGTACGGTCTACCTAGTGACTAGTATAGGAACCAACCAAATTTTTGATTATATTTCACATGCCATATCATTCAAGTGACTGCAAAATCACAAAGAAATATTCATGCAATGATTTTTCTATTCTGATCAATCTATTTTCGTCGAATCAAcgtttaatttcaattaactTGGTATTTCAATCACTTCCTCGTTCAACCGTGACTATTGTTAAAAGGCCTATATTGTACGTCTAGTTTGATTTATTTCCTGAATTCCAGAATATTTGCATTCGAGATTTTTATAGACTAGCTCTTCGATCGCGACTTccgcattattaattaaaacttaagaaattatttactaaaattttCCTCTTGACTCTATCTATTACATAAAACTTCATCAAAAGCCTTTGcgtactttaaaaatttaagcattCTTAAGGACAGACAGATAGAAAGGTTTTACGTATTAAACGTAGTGATTAGAACAATTAAATTGACTGCGAGTGCGTCATttaactaaattttattttcagattgGGCACGATTACGGCTACTTCACAATGGTAACAGACCTTCCGAAATACATGACTGGAGTATTGAAGTTCGATATTCACAGGACTGGTACATTGGCTGCTTTACCGTACTTGGTCATGTGGATAAGTTCCATCATCTTTGGGTGGATGTGTGACAAGATGGTCAAGAAGCAATGGCTCACTGTTACGAACGCTAGGAAGACTTTTACCACTATCGGTAAGCAGTTTGTCtacactaattattataaagaggaaaactttgtttgtttgtttgattgattgtaatgaataggctcataaactactggaccgattttaaaaattctttcaccatttgaaagctacattatccaatagtaatataggctatatattatcacgctaagaccaacaggagcggagccacgtgggtgaaaccgcgcggcacagctagtatattatatttttagtatgtCTTTGTTGATAACTGAGAAGTAAGTAGATTTGGATAAATGTTTAACgaaataggtattttattccGCAAATGTTagcataacatttttttttaatttaacagtcGAGTCGAACTTTACAATGAGCAAATACTTACTtccaaattttatcaatacaAAATCCTAAGTAAATACTTAGTATGACGCAAacgaatgtaaataaaatgtacattaaAATTCCTTTATTGAGGCGAACTACTTGTTGATTAAGCTCAAACAACTTTTAAAATGggtatgttaataataataataattttccgggaacctattaattattatagacatATCTTGTAAGTCGATGATTGATTCGAATGAGCCTGTGAGCCTACATTTTTacgtaaaacataaaaataatccaaactccaaacatattatattaattagtcATCGATACGAAATTTGCTTATGCAGTAGATAAGATTCttcttatttactttaaaacattttttaaataaaaataagagaaTTTTCAAGAAATTTATCTTATTCGCAAcatggtaggtacctatctttCTTTTAAAGTTCTTCAATGTCCACAATCTTCATTGAGTTGCATCTTCgcattgtaattaaattaataattttttcctATAATTGCATACGATGCAATGCTTAAGATCCGCAAATGTCCAGGGAATACTAATCACAAGGGGAAAGCGTGTCATAACACCTTACTCTTGATGTGTTCCGGCAGATGCAATAATTCATTATCCCCACAAGGTTGATTTCATGCGATTTGACTGACTGATTTAGAACACAGCCATGagttacattaatttaatagtaGTTGGTCCTTTAGATCTTGAACGTAACAAATGGTTTTATAAACGGTCTCTATCTCTAATgggaattattttttaatatgaatttacgaGCACTACGTACGAAGCAACCCCGGATAActagaaatattttacttcTGAATTCTATCTCTGTCTTTTCGGCTTTGACCACCCAGCTGCTTTGCAATAACAATTTCCCGTATATTGACGATAACACAAGAGCTTTGTCGATTAAACTATTTCTGTTCATTTTGCCTCCATGTTTGACTGTTTgcaataggtatttatttttgaacatttttatttcagcaTCCGTCGGTCCTGGAATTTGTATGATCCTAGCTTCGTACTCCGGTTGCGATACCGAAACAGTGGTCATTCTTTTCACGGCATCCATGGGGTTGATGGGAGCCTTCTATCCAGGGATGAAAGTTAATGCGTTGGACCTTAGCAGCAATTACGCGGGTACAATCATGGCGATTGTGAATGGCATAGGAGCGATAACTGGCATCATAGCACCGTTCCTGGTTGGCTTGCTAACACCTGATGTAAGTAGAATAAAacgcattttaatttttaatacctaaAGATACCGTACCTATAATAGATAAGatacgtaggtaggtacctatagtgGCAGAAGTTCATCAGATTATTTCCTACTATTAGCtagattgtaaatttaattgtaagaTATCTAGGTACTAGTTAACaagtatttcaatattatctgCTAGATTTTTAACAGTTTACAGGATCCTTGGTTGCGATTTTGCATAACTCTAGACTAGTAGaaatttagttattttcatgttatttaaaaaaaaagatgacTTATTAACGTGAATTGTAATTTTCCATTTATAAGATTCCCTGTATCATTGTTGTTTCTTTGTTCACAGAGCACCCTAATCCAATGGCGTTTAGTGTTCTGGATAACTTTAGCGGTATTTATCGTCACCAACTTAGTGTTTGTTGCGTGGGCGTCTGGTGATGAGCAATGGTGGAATAGTTCGTCGCAAGACACGAAGAAACAACAGGTCAACAAGGTCGAAGCGGGTACAGCATCCACGAATGAGATtaagttataataaactataagTTTATGTGGTTGAGACTCAAATAAGTGTCAAGTACAAAACAAGTATTGAAATTGGCGATTCTCTGAATCCACAGCCAGTGCTATGtgataatattagtgtaatatttatgataGGAATTGGATTGTATTGTAAGATTTGGATGTCCCATTTAGTGATTTTGTCATTTTATAATTGTCTTTATTGAATTATGGGCATTGAAGgcagatttaaaaaaaaaactatagatTTTTGATGAGGCTATAAACATGGTTGCGTCATAAATAATTCTCGACACCTAGTTAATAGAttagtgaaataatttattttttctataactTTTTACAATTTGTTACAATTGCAATTCATATTTAAGGCTGTAAATAGTATTACATAAGGCTTTGAATGTTGTTTGTGTATAGTTATATGTTAAAAGTCAGTGTAACTTGGCTttgctaatattattttaaggttGAACAAATTAATGTTCAATATGAAAAAGTTGactatatacctatgtatatatttgtaatttatctaTAACGTTGATGTATTATAGTCTTTTTGATAAGTTTAATTCGTGTTTTTACGATGATgttaaattatgataaatgcTTCGCCTAGAACTCCTGTTAAATATGCTAATACAAACATTATTGTCAGCACAATAAATTTACAactattcaataattaatctatactgGTTTGCGAAGCTagaataattgaatttatttagatcataattattaagacTACTTCCTGTAAATGCAACTTTTCCTATAATATGTTgctaaaatattcattaattttgttcACGTTTATCAGAAATAAAACAAGGAAAGGCTgtgaacaaattttatttagatatgTACACAAACTATACTTAATCTGAGTGCATTTGTGCCATTGAAGATCTGTATTttgtgaataatattatttttactatttatgtAAACACTGACAAATACTATagctaaatatttaaagaacatAAATATACAGAGACATTTCtgaatacattataatttatgaacattaaaaatgttttaataaatcttaCCAATATGTTTTATTCTCACCTCATCCACTaacatttatgaaaattaaaatttttaaaatagcaaTACTTAACCagcaactaaataataataaataatacaggACATAAAAAATTGGCTAATACATCGAAATAATTCCAGAACGCATATAACGGTGAAtctacatcaaacgagcgaatgctcattagattattattaacctcACGGTACCTACCCCATTTTAGTATaggtaaacaggcgtagagcattatttcgttgttcttagtgaaTTCGAAAAAATTCTATGAAATGTTCttatactgaacaacactgaataccaatttttgtttacactaaaagatcacaaAATAATGCTCTTGCagtagctctatgttcgtttgatgtaaatgcgtCGTTATACAAATAACCCAGTATTCCTTAAGTTCGATAACAGattatcatataaatattttaactgacCAAAATCCAACATATTCCTTTGGCATCTGGCATTTTttcgaaataataaattacagtggAAACAAAGACATTTGCCTTCTAATTTATGATCcacgtataaataaataatatatatatgctAAAATAGCAAGAAAGCAAACACCagctatttatataattacaaataaaaatatgtacaaaatataaataaaaacaactatgaattacaataaaattatttatatgaagaCCTCTCATTGTATGATGGGCGCTCGCTTACATTTGGCTTAATAGTTTAATACTTCTTTGCCATAAAACCTTATTTCTTGTAATATAAGTACCATTTTCGTATTCAAATAATACCCCATGCCTTACAACAGTATAATAACTAAGGGCGTTAGTACACCTACgtattcgcgtgcggcagcgaagcAACGAAAAAACTGTCAGTAGTGTGGCAGGATTTCGCttatgatatgtctcactctagcacatagatagatgaaatagttgcgtccttgtcagtattgtttcgcaaggaactgcgaaatggccattacacagacgcattgcgaaaaagttgcgaaaacattgctgtttactaacgttccgcagatatttcgctacgcagTAGTTTCGCAGAGATTCGCTGCCGCATACGAATGCGTAGGTGTACTAAAGGCGTAAATGATAGTGACATTGGGTGATGAAAAATCAGCCAAGTCAGTCCCCTGGTTAAGGATTTGCAAATCTTGACAAAATTGTCAATCGTGTTTATCCAGAACTAAAGAGAAAAGAAAGATCAACTGACTTGGCCATATGTAATTTCTCTGCTTTAGAACAGTTCCATAACCGAAGTGGGTGTTGACGCATCTGCCAAGTCAGTCCTCTGGTTGAGGATTTGCAAAGCTTCGTGTGTTGTTACAGTCACTACGCCCATCGCCATGATGGATGTAATGACGTCAGGGTCGTTCTTAGCTAGACCAGTGCGTATGCGACGAGCGTCGTCGTAGTCCAAGTTTAGTAGCGTGCAGGATTCGGCTAGtctgttaattaaaatttttctaattagagaaaattttagtaaattttaaattagaaacttAGGTTACGGATGCTTTTATAAGGAGCGttggttaaaaaatattctagttgctcaattcaaataaatattttgtcattATTACTATTCGAATGGTTCCAATAGTACCATAagttgtaatttaaattatagtaaGGTTATTCTAAATGAAATATCCAAATAAAATTGACAA
It includes:
- the LOC123695878 gene encoding putative inorganic phosphate cotransporter isoform X2; the encoded protein is MLTGWQLILSKLFVIPQRWVMAIMGFLAVANAYTMRVCLNIAITQMVRRHASTPAYEDGSCPAEVDDITTDPMEVSGYNWDEETQGIILSSFYYGYIVTHLPGGMLAERFGGKYSLGFGVLSTAVFTLLTPWTVNMGGATGLIILRVLEGLGEGTTFPALNAMLARWAPVSERGRMGSLVFGGAQIGNIAGTYLSGLVIKETGDWQSVFYLFGSIGILWFILWALLCYNDPESHPYISDKEKKYLEEALGRHHNTQPSAIPWKAIFTSVPLWALVCAQIGHDYGYFTMVTDLPKYMTGVLKFDIHRTGTLAALPYLVMWISSIIFGWMCDKMVKKQWLTVTNARKTFTTIASVGPGICMILASYSGCDTETVVILFTASMGLMGAFYPGMKVNALDLSSNYAGTIMAIVNGIGAITGIIAPFLVGLLTPDSTLIQWRLVFWITLAVFIVTNLVFVAWASGDEQWWNSSSQDTKKQQVNKVEAGTASTNEIKL
- the LOC123695878 gene encoding putative inorganic phosphate cotransporter isoform X1, with translation MMNYIEKIVLASSSYESSYSKTSRISSEWTPLIRKPDGGSSFFVIPQRWVMAIMGFLAVANAYTMRVCLNIAITQMVRRHASTPAYEDGSCPAEVDDITTDPMEVSGYNWDEETQGIILSSFYYGYIVTHLPGGMLAERFGGKYSLGFGVLSTAVFTLLTPWTVNMGGATGLIILRVLEGLGEGTTFPALNAMLARWAPVSERGRMGSLVFGGAQIGNIAGTYLSGLVIKETGDWQSVFYLFGSIGILWFILWALLCYNDPESHPYISDKEKKYLEEALGRHHNTQPSAIPWKAIFTSVPLWALVCAQIGHDYGYFTMVTDLPKYMTGVLKFDIHRTGTLAALPYLVMWISSIIFGWMCDKMVKKQWLTVTNARKTFTTIASVGPGICMILASYSGCDTETVVILFTASMGLMGAFYPGMKVNALDLSSNYAGTIMAIVNGIGAITGIIAPFLVGLLTPDSTLIQWRLVFWITLAVFIVTNLVFVAWASGDEQWWNSSSQDTKKQQVNKVEAGTASTNEIKL